One region of Alcanivorax sediminis genomic DNA includes:
- the rnhB gene encoding ribonuclease HII, which produces MDPFSEYGLAEPFIPSRFNWSPGMRVAGVDEVGRGPLVGAVVTAAVILDPEQPIVGLADSKKLTEKKRLLLEEEIKSKALCWALGRAEPAEIDQLNILHATMLAMQRAVQALSLDAHAVLVDGNRVPALPCPAEAVVKGDGRVPAISAASILAKVARDREMALLHQQYPQYGFDRHKGYPTKAHLAALNEHGALAEHRRSFGPVSAAIAQGKLF; this is translated from the coding sequence ATGGACCCCTTTTCCGAGTATGGGCTGGCTGAGCCTTTCATTCCGTCCCGTTTCAACTGGTCTCCGGGAATGCGGGTGGCGGGTGTTGATGAAGTGGGCCGAGGCCCGCTGGTGGGGGCGGTGGTGACCGCCGCGGTGATTCTTGACCCCGAGCAGCCGATAGTCGGGCTTGCTGATTCGAAGAAGCTCACAGAAAAGAAACGTTTGCTGCTGGAAGAAGAGATCAAATCCAAGGCGCTGTGCTGGGCCCTGGGGCGCGCGGAACCGGCAGAAATCGATCAACTCAATATCCTCCACGCCACCATGCTGGCGATGCAACGGGCTGTGCAGGCGTTGTCGCTTGACGCCCATGCCGTCCTGGTAGACGGTAACCGGGTGCCGGCACTGCCGTGTCCGGCCGAGGCCGTGGTGAAAGGGGATGGCAGAGTTCCGGCTATTTCGGCAGCATCGATTCTGGCGAAAGTAGCCCGTGACCGTGAAATGGCCCTGCTTCACCAGCAATATCCCCAATATGGTTTCGACCGCCACAAGGGCTATCCCACCAAGGCCCACCTGGCGGCCCTGAATGAACATGGCGCCCTGGCCGAGCATCGACGCTCCTTTGGCCCGGTGTCTGCCGCAATAGCACAAGGTAAGTTGTTTTGA
- the lpxB gene encoding lipid-A-disaccharide synthase: MEFRKDAPLIALIAGEASGDILGAGLMQSLQSRYPGARFIGVGGSEMAEAGLDSLFPMEKLSVMGITEVLAHLPELLRLRKQLVRFLLEQKPDVVIGIDSPDFTLPIERRLHEQGLKTVHYVSPSVWAWRQGRIKGIKKSIDLMLCLLPFEARFYEEHQVPVAFVGHPLADRVPLQTDTFAARQALDLSPQATLIAVLPGSRGGEVGQLMPIFIEAMVALSASRPELHYVIPAANAARREQIEALLEHTPGLPVTLVDGESRTVMAAADVILMSSGTATLEGLLVGKPMVVGYRVGKVTYAIASRLVKSEFVSLPNLLCREAMVPELIQDDLTCEAIVTEVKRWLDNPDKAQALISRFQAVHEQLRGGASEKAADAVSQLLER, translated from the coding sequence ATGGAGTTTCGCAAGGACGCTCCGCTGATTGCCCTGATCGCCGGTGAAGCGTCCGGCGACATTCTGGGTGCAGGCCTCATGCAGTCTCTGCAATCTCGCTATCCCGGCGCGCGCTTCATTGGCGTCGGGGGAAGTGAGATGGCTGAGGCCGGTCTGGATAGTCTTTTCCCCATGGAGAAGCTCTCGGTGATGGGTATCACCGAAGTGCTTGCCCACCTCCCCGAATTATTGCGCCTGCGGAAACAGCTGGTTCGCTTCTTGCTGGAACAGAAGCCGGATGTGGTGATCGGTATCGATTCACCGGACTTCACGCTGCCCATTGAGCGTCGTCTGCACGAGCAGGGCCTGAAGACGGTCCATTATGTCAGCCCTTCCGTATGGGCCTGGCGACAGGGGCGTATCAAGGGAATCAAGAAAAGCATTGATCTGATGCTGTGCCTGCTGCCGTTTGAAGCGCGGTTCTATGAAGAGCATCAGGTACCCGTGGCGTTTGTTGGGCATCCGTTGGCAGATCGCGTGCCGTTGCAAACTGATACTTTTGCAGCAAGGCAGGCGCTGGATCTCAGTCCGCAAGCCACACTGATTGCGGTGCTCCCCGGAAGTCGCGGCGGCGAAGTCGGGCAACTGATGCCGATATTTATTGAAGCCATGGTTGCGCTTAGTGCCAGCCGTCCAGAACTGCATTATGTGATCCCCGCAGCCAACGCCGCCCGGCGTGAACAGATCGAAGCCTTGCTTGAGCACACTCCGGGTTTGCCTGTCACGCTGGTCGATGGCGAAAGCCGAACCGTCATGGCGGCGGCAGACGTGATACTGATGTCCTCTGGTACTGCCACGTTGGAAGGCCTGCTGGTCGGCAAGCCCATGGTGGTGGGCTATCGGGTGGGCAAGGTGACCTATGCCATTGCGAGCCGGCTGGTAAAGAGTGAGTTCGTGTCGTTGCCGAACCTGCTGTGCCGAGAGGCCATGGTGCCCGAGCTGATTCAGGATGATCTGACCTGTGAGGCTATTGTTACCGAGGTGAAGCGCTGGCTGGATAACCCGGACAAGGCCCAGGCGTTGATCTCCCGTTTTCAGGCGGTCCATGAGCAACTTCGTGGTGGAGCCAGCGAAAAGGCCGCCGATGCGGTAAGCCAGTTACTGGAGCGGTGA
- the lpxA gene encoding acyl-ACP--UDP-N-acetylglucosamine O-acyltransferase gives MIHPTAIIDPAAELAEDVQVGPYSIIGPDVKIGAGTVIGPHVVVNGPTTIGKNNRIFQFASVGEECQDKKYKGEPTRLEIGDDNVIRESVTIHRGTIQDNSLTKIGSRNLLMAYVHVAHDCMIGDDCIFANNASVAGHAHVGNGVILGGMTGVHQFCKIGSYAMTSGCSLVLKDIPAYVMVSGNPAQARSMNFEGMKRRGWSREIIATLRNAYKVIYRQGLTLEQALGELESMPASDELQILIDSLKASERGITR, from the coding sequence ATGATTCACCCGACCGCCATTATTGATCCGGCCGCGGAGCTTGCAGAGGACGTGCAGGTCGGCCCGTATTCCATCATCGGTCCCGACGTGAAAATCGGGGCTGGTACCGTGATTGGTCCCCATGTGGTTGTCAACGGACCGACAACTATTGGCAAGAACAATCGCATCTTCCAGTTCGCGTCTGTGGGCGAAGAATGCCAGGACAAGAAATACAAGGGTGAACCTACCCGGCTGGAAATCGGTGACGACAATGTTATTCGTGAGTCCGTTACCATTCACCGTGGCACCATTCAGGATAACTCCCTGACGAAGATTGGTAGTCGTAACCTGCTTATGGCCTATGTCCACGTAGCGCACGATTGCATGATTGGCGATGATTGTATTTTCGCCAACAACGCATCGGTTGCGGGGCATGCTCATGTGGGCAATGGTGTGATCCTGGGCGGCATGACGGGCGTCCATCAGTTCTGCAAGATTGGCTCCTACGCCATGACATCGGGTTGTTCGCTGGTGCTCAAGGATATTCCTGCCTATGTGATGGTGTCAGGTAACCCGGCTCAGGCTCGCAGCATGAACTTCGAGGGCATGAAGCGTCGTGGTTGGTCCAGGGAAATCATTGCCACCCTGCGTAATGCCTACAAGGTAATCTACCGCCAGGGGCTCACTCTCGAGCAGGCACTGGGGGAGCTGGAGTCCATGCCTGCCAGTGACGAGTTGCAGATTTTGATCGACTCCCTCAAGGCATCCGAGCGCGGCATCACACGCTGA
- the fabZ gene encoding 3-hydroxyacyl-ACP dehydratase FabZ, translating into MDILEVREYLPHRYPFLLVDRVLDLEPGKRVEAIKNVTINEPFFNGHFPHEPIMPGVLIIEAMAQAAGILGFVTENKKPADGFNYLLVGTDKTRFKRQVLPGDTLHLFAEHVTTKRNILKFVCHAKVDGRIVASTEMLVAEHKS; encoded by the coding sequence ATGGATATCCTAGAGGTCAGGGAGTACCTGCCCCACCGTTACCCTTTTTTGCTGGTTGACCGTGTGCTGGATCTGGAGCCGGGCAAGCGCGTAGAGGCGATCAAGAATGTGACGATCAATGAACCGTTCTTTAACGGTCATTTTCCGCACGAACCGATTATGCCAGGCGTATTGATTATCGAAGCCATGGCTCAGGCAGCAGGTATCCTGGGTTTTGTGACTGAGAACAAGAAGCCTGCCGACGGTTTCAACTACCTGCTGGTCGGTACTGACAAGACCCGTTTCAAACGTCAGGTTTTGCCGGGTGATACCTTGCATCTGTTTGCAGAGCACGTCACCACCAAGCGCAATATTCTCAAATTTGTCTGTCACGCCAAGGTCGACGGCAGGATCGTTGCCAGTACCGAGATGCTGGTCGCCGAGCACAAGAGCTGA
- the lpxD gene encoding UDP-3-O-(3-hydroxymyristoyl)glucosamine N-acyltransferase yields MHTLGELARILDAELVGDPDRPVDGMGTIQSATGTQMTFLANPRYRSYLEQTRAAVVLLQEDQREFCPVAALIVKDPYLSFAKASALFDVAPQAQPGVHPSAVVDASVTIPATASIGPNAVIDAGVKIGEGAVVMANSVIGAGSVIGDQCRIWPNVTIYHGVTVGPRTIIHANSVLGADGFGFAFNGAGWTKVHQVGGVRIGADVEIGAGTTIDRGAIDDTVIGNGAILDNQIQVAHNVVIGDHTALAGKVGIAGSSKIGSYCLLGGAVGVAGHIEICDKVQVLGMTLVSSSITQPGTYGSALPADEQRRYQKNVARFRNLDELARRVRKLERLSD; encoded by the coding sequence ATGCATACTCTCGGAGAACTCGCCCGAATCCTGGATGCCGAGCTGGTTGGTGATCCCGACCGGCCAGTGGATGGCATGGGCACGATTCAATCGGCTACCGGTACCCAGATGACATTTCTGGCGAACCCGCGTTATCGCAGCTACCTGGAGCAGACCCGTGCTGCGGTCGTCCTGTTGCAGGAAGACCAGCGCGAGTTCTGTCCGGTGGCGGCACTGATCGTGAAGGACCCTTATCTGTCCTTCGCAAAGGCCAGCGCCCTGTTCGACGTGGCTCCCCAGGCTCAGCCCGGTGTCCATCCCTCTGCGGTAGTGGACGCGTCTGTGACGATTCCGGCTACCGCCAGCATTGGTCCCAATGCGGTGATTGATGCGGGTGTGAAGATCGGTGAAGGTGCGGTGGTCATGGCCAATTCGGTGATCGGAGCAGGCTCGGTCATCGGTGATCAGTGTCGTATCTGGCCAAATGTTACAATTTACCATGGTGTCACAGTCGGTCCGCGCACTATCATACACGCCAACAGTGTGCTGGGTGCAGACGGGTTTGGCTTTGCCTTTAACGGGGCAGGGTGGACCAAGGTGCATCAGGTGGGCGGTGTCCGGATTGGCGCGGATGTAGAAATCGGCGCAGGGACCACGATCGATCGGGGTGCAATCGACGACACCGTCATTGGCAATGGCGCGATTCTGGATAACCAGATCCAGGTAGCCCATAACGTCGTTATTGGTGACCATACTGCTCTGGCAGGAAAGGTCGGCATTGCCGGTTCTTCCAAAATTGGCTCCTACTGTCTTTTGGGGGGCGCCGTTGGGGTGGCAGGTCACATTGAAATCTGTGACAAGGTGCAGGTACTGGGCATGACCCTGGTATCCAGTTCCATTACCCAGCCAGGAACCTATGGCTCGGCTTTGCCTGCGGATGAACAACGTCGCTATCAAAAGAATGTGGCTCGTTTCCGCAATCTTGATGAACTCGCCCGCCGCGTACGCAAACTGGAACGTTTGAGTGATTAA
- a CDS encoding OmpH family outer membrane protein: MMKKCLLAAALLFPALALAESNIGIVYPLKALQETTAVKGKMSALEKELAPDEEKLNKLGMEVQELQAKMQKEAMTLSPDQQEEMSTRGKQKMLEIQSLQRKLQGRAEAAQREVMEDMGPKFQQAIEQVAKDKKLDLVINAQAAVYVGENAVDVTEAVSQQLNKMK; the protein is encoded by the coding sequence ATGATGAAAAAATGCCTTCTCGCCGCTGCGCTGCTTTTTCCTGCCCTGGCACTTGCTGAAAGCAACATCGGTATCGTATACCCGCTCAAGGCCCTGCAGGAGACCACTGCAGTAAAGGGTAAAATGTCTGCGCTGGAGAAAGAGCTGGCACCGGATGAAGAGAAGCTGAACAAGCTGGGTATGGAAGTGCAGGAACTGCAGGCCAAGATGCAAAAAGAGGCCATGACCCTGTCTCCGGACCAGCAGGAAGAAATGAGCACCCGCGGCAAACAGAAGATGCTGGAAATCCAGAGTCTGCAGCGCAAGCTTCAAGGTCGTGCCGAAGCCGCCCAGCGCGAAGTGATGGAAGATATGGGGCCCAAGTTCCAGCAAGCCATCGAGCAGGTTGCCAAGGACAAGAAGCTGGATCTGGTGATTAATGCCCAGGCAGCTGTGTATGTTGGTGAAAATGCTGTCGATGTGACTGAGGCTGTCAGTCAGCAACTGAACAAGATGAAGTAA
- the bamA gene encoding outer membrane protein assembly factor BamA, which yields MIFGDTTRRLFKGWLATICLFAASLANANGMLPFKVHDIRVEGLQRLPVERVYAELPIQAGDTVTRDSVVNAVQTLFATGNFEDVQLGRDGDDLVVVVAERPSIARIELSGNKSIDEENLRKGLTEAGLAEGEVFQRSTLEAIAGELERQYVSQGRYGASIKTESIALPRNRVALKIDIYEGKAARIRDINVVGNQLFDDEELLKDFELHSTGFWSFIKGDDKYSREKLSGDLERLRSYYLDRGYINFSIESTQVSVTPDRRSVFVTINVVEGEQYTVNEVKLAGDLVVEEDQLKPLLIVKKGQVFSQQLVTYTNDLIKRRLGNEGYTFAEVRGQEHNADDENNTVDVTFYVEPGRKVYVRRINFSGNAKTSDEVVRRELRQFENAPANTSLVDLSRQRLQRLGYFSVVQADTPRVPNTDDLVDVEYKVEEQPSGSIGANVGYSDASGFIFGANVTQNNWRGSGNRVSFALSRSDVRDSYSFSHYNPYYTLDGVSRGFSLFFSEIDYDQTSVASYAADRLGGSVTFGYPISEYSRLSFGGTYERTDITTGDFVAVDIFNFLVTEGTKFDEYKLNASLSTSTLNRGIFPDRGWSSTLGLEVAVPGSDYGFYRANWTGQKYFPISQRWTLRMRSDVAYGDGYGDDEVLPFFENYYSGGIGSVRGYESRSLGPRSEGLSYFLNGTIDPDPDPIGGNLLTEASLELIFPTPFAPESRSVRTFLFVDAGNVFETERDDIFADFEPQDIRTSAGIGLSWLTAIGPLSFNLAKALNDQPGDDTEVFQFSLGQTF from the coding sequence ATGATATTTGGGGATACTACCCGCCGCCTTTTCAAGGGCTGGCTGGCCACGATTTGCCTGTTTGCAGCGTCCCTGGCCAATGCCAATGGCATGTTGCCATTCAAGGTGCATGATATCCGCGTAGAAGGGCTGCAGCGTCTTCCTGTTGAGCGGGTTTATGCAGAGCTGCCCATTCAGGCGGGCGATACCGTCACGCGCGACAGCGTGGTGAATGCAGTACAGACTCTCTTTGCCACCGGTAATTTTGAGGATGTGCAGTTGGGTCGTGATGGTGATGATCTGGTTGTGGTGGTGGCTGAGCGCCCCAGCATTGCGCGTATCGAATTGTCAGGCAACAAGTCCATCGATGAAGAAAATCTTCGCAAGGGCCTCACCGAAGCTGGACTGGCAGAAGGTGAAGTGTTTCAGCGTTCCACCCTGGAAGCGATTGCCGGCGAACTGGAACGCCAGTATGTGAGTCAGGGCCGCTACGGCGCCAGCATCAAGACGGAATCCATTGCGTTACCCCGTAACCGGGTCGCCCTGAAAATTGATATTTATGAGGGCAAGGCCGCCCGTATTCGCGATATCAACGTGGTCGGTAACCAGCTGTTTGATGATGAAGAGTTGCTCAAGGACTTTGAGCTACATTCCACTGGTTTCTGGTCGTTCATCAAGGGCGATGACAAGTATTCCCGGGAGAAGCTCAGCGGTGATCTCGAGCGTCTGCGCTCTTACTACCTTGACCGCGGTTATATCAACTTTTCCATTGAGTCCACCCAGGTGTCAGTCACCCCTGACCGACGTAGTGTCTTCGTCACCATCAATGTGGTGGAAGGTGAGCAGTACACGGTCAATGAAGTGAAACTGGCAGGCGATCTGGTGGTCGAGGAAGACCAGCTCAAGCCGCTGCTGATCGTCAAGAAAGGGCAGGTGTTCAGCCAGCAGCTGGTCACTTATACCAACGACCTGATCAAGCGCCGGCTTGGTAATGAAGGTTATACCTTCGCGGAGGTGCGTGGTCAGGAGCACAATGCGGATGATGAAAACAATACCGTCGATGTGACGTTCTATGTGGAGCCCGGCCGCAAGGTATACGTGCGGCGCATTAACTTCTCTGGCAATGCCAAGACCTCTGATGAGGTGGTGCGCCGTGAGTTGCGTCAGTTTGAAAATGCGCCTGCCAACACGTCTCTCGTGGACCTGTCTCGCCAGCGCTTGCAGCGTCTCGGTTATTTCAGTGTTGTGCAGGCAGATACTCCGCGTGTACCCAATACCGATGATCTGGTGGATGTGGAATACAAGGTGGAAGAACAGCCCTCTGGTTCCATCGGTGCCAACGTGGGCTACTCCGATGCATCCGGCTTTATCTTCGGCGCCAACGTGACCCAGAATAACTGGCGAGGCAGTGGTAACCGGGTGTCATTTGCGCTGAGCCGTTCTGATGTGCGTGATTCTTACAGCTTTTCGCACTACAACCCCTATTACACGCTGGATGGTGTAAGCCGTGGTTTCAGCCTGTTCTTCTCCGAAATTGACTATGACCAAACCTCGGTAGCCTCCTATGCGGCAGATCGTTTGGGCGGCTCGGTGACGTTTGGTTATCCGATCTCTGAATACTCGCGTCTGAGCTTTGGTGGCACCTACGAGCGTACGGATATTACTACCGGTGATTTCGTGGCAGTGGATATCTTCAACTTCCTGGTGACAGAAGGCACCAAGTTTGACGAGTACAAGCTGAACGCCTCGTTGTCCACCAGCACCCTGAACCGGGGTATTTTTCCTGATCGTGGCTGGTCCAGCACACTGGGGCTGGAAGTGGCCGTGCCGGGCTCTGATTATGGTTTCTACCGTGCCAACTGGACGGGACAAAAGTACTTCCCGATCAGCCAGCGTTGGACATTGCGCATGCGCAGTGATGTAGCCTACGGTGATGGCTACGGTGACGATGAAGTATTGCCGTTCTTTGAAAACTATTATTCAGGTGGTATTGGGTCGGTTCGTGGCTATGAATCGCGCTCTCTGGGCCCTCGGTCTGAAGGTCTCAGCTATTTCCTCAATGGCACCATTGATCCTGATCCGGACCCTATCGGGGGCAACTTGCTCACCGAAGCCAGTCTTGAACTGATTTTTCCGACGCCGTTCGCGCCGGAATCCAGAAGTGTGCGTACCTTCCTGTTCGTGGATGCAGGTAACGTATTTGAAACCGAGCGGGATGATATCTTTGCGGACTTTGAGCCACAGGATATTCGTACCTCTGCGGGTATCGGCCTGAGCTGGCTGACCGCTATCGGCCCGCTCAGTTTCAACCTGGCCAAGGCGCTTAATGACCAGCCAGGTGATGACACTGAAGTATTTCAATTTTCTTTGGGACAGACTTTCTAG
- the rseP gene encoding RIP metalloprotease RseP, protein MLTVLAFVVTIIIIVAFHEWGHFLAMRAFGVRVLTFSVGFGPKLLNFTDKKGTLWTISAVPLGGYVKPLDAREDETAEGHPGEFSSKPAWQRVITYAAGPVFNFILAMLIYWVLLAGYGQSGMRAVIGPVAPQTAAEQAGFQPGDRIEAVGDVALEGWRPFYNEMILHLGEDAPLAVTVRDARGEKHVRQLDISLWSQDPESPPLETLGINQAVVIGTVVEGSAAEQAGMRSADLVLTLAGQPVNNWQTWQETIMSSAGVSLPLTVIRDGEQVSLTVVPDSVTEQGKTFGRIGVGAGGIYRQDFSLLSAIPEAGGRFVEQVEVILSSLAKLVTGKLSLDNLGGPITIAQVAGESASIGLASFLALLAYLSITLGVINLLPIPMLDGGWIFFGIIEMIRGRSLPERFLLAAQGVGLTLVVSFMLLAIYNDLVKQFS, encoded by the coding sequence ATGCTGACGGTTCTGGCTTTTGTCGTCACCATCATCATTATCGTGGCCTTCCATGAGTGGGGCCACTTCCTTGCCATGCGGGCCTTTGGCGTCCGTGTGCTGACCTTCTCTGTGGGCTTTGGCCCCAAGCTCCTCAATTTTACCGACAAGAAAGGCACTCTCTGGACCATCAGCGCGGTTCCTCTGGGTGGGTATGTGAAGCCTCTGGATGCCCGTGAAGATGAAACTGCTGAGGGGCACCCCGGCGAGTTTTCCTCCAAGCCTGCCTGGCAGCGGGTCATTACCTATGCAGCGGGGCCGGTGTTCAATTTCATCCTGGCAATGTTGATCTACTGGGTCTTGCTGGCAGGCTACGGGCAATCCGGCATGCGCGCGGTAATTGGTCCTGTGGCGCCTCAAACTGCGGCTGAGCAAGCTGGCTTTCAGCCCGGAGACCGGATTGAAGCGGTAGGTGACGTGGCACTGGAAGGCTGGAGGCCGTTCTACAACGAGATGATACTGCATCTCGGTGAAGACGCGCCGTTGGCGGTGACGGTGCGGGATGCCCGTGGTGAGAAGCACGTTCGCCAGCTGGATATCTCTCTTTGGTCGCAAGACCCGGAAAGCCCTCCGCTTGAGACGCTGGGTATCAATCAGGCGGTGGTCATTGGCACGGTCGTGGAGGGCAGTGCTGCAGAGCAGGCCGGAATGCGCAGCGCCGATCTGGTGCTGACTCTGGCTGGCCAGCCGGTCAATAACTGGCAGACGTGGCAAGAAACCATCATGAGTAGCGCGGGTGTCAGCCTGCCGTTGACCGTGATTCGTGACGGAGAGCAGGTGTCCCTGACCGTGGTGCCGGATTCTGTCACAGAACAGGGCAAGACCTTTGGGCGTATCGGGGTGGGTGCCGGCGGTATTTATCGCCAGGACTTTTCGCTGTTGTCCGCAATACCGGAAGCGGGTGGTCGGTTTGTCGAGCAGGTGGAAGTCATTCTTTCCAGCCTGGCGAAGCTGGTGACCGGTAAACTCTCGCTTGATAACCTCGGTGGTCCTATTACCATCGCCCAGGTCGCCGGTGAAAGTGCTTCTATTGGCCTTGCCAGTTTTCTGGCATTGCTGGCCTATCTGAGCATTACTCTCGGTGTTATCAACCTGCTGCCAATACCGATGCTCGACGGCGGCTGGATTTTCTTTGGAATCATTGAAATGATTCGCGGTCGCAGTTTACCTGAACGTTTTCTTTTAGCCGCTCAGGGTGTCGGGCTGACTCTGGTAGTCAGCTTCATGCTATTGGCGATCTATAACGACTTGGTGAAGCAGTTTTCATGA
- the ispC gene encoding 1-deoxy-D-xylulose-5-phosphate reductoisomerase: protein MIQRITVLGATGSIGQQTLDVVARHPDRYEIFALTASTRWERLAEQCLATGARFAALTDEQAAEKLRNHLRDAGSDTEVLAGADALSQLAAHEQADTVVAAIVGAAGVRPTLAAVRAAKRVLLANKEALVVTGALFMDAVRDSGATLLPLDSEHNAIFQCLPQEGVNAGVERLLLTASGGPFREFTAEQLQAVTPAQAVKHPNWDMGPKISVDSATLMNKGLEFIEACWLFGVSPNQIDVVVHPQSVVHSMVAYRDGSVLAQMGTPDMRTPIACGLSWPERVESGAQRLDFSQLAGLNFELPDTSRFPCLALARNAMETGGTATAVLNAANEEAVAAFLAGRLDFMGIPAVVEQTLAKQHAPGCVDVEAVMDIDRQARELACRLIKERRC, encoded by the coding sequence GTGATACAGCGGATTACGGTGCTGGGTGCAACAGGTAGTATCGGCCAGCAGACGCTGGACGTGGTTGCTCGCCACCCGGATCGCTATGAAATTTTTGCCCTTACAGCCAGTACTCGCTGGGAACGCCTGGCAGAGCAGTGCCTGGCAACCGGGGCACGTTTTGCCGCTCTGACGGATGAGCAGGCGGCGGAGAAGCTGCGGAACCATCTGCGTGACGCAGGGTCGGACACTGAGGTGTTGGCCGGAGCAGATGCGTTGTCCCAGCTGGCGGCCCATGAGCAGGCCGATACCGTGGTGGCAGCCATTGTGGGCGCTGCCGGGGTGCGCCCCACGCTGGCGGCAGTGAGGGCGGCAAAGCGCGTCTTACTGGCCAACAAGGAAGCGCTTGTAGTGACCGGTGCCCTGTTCATGGATGCAGTCCGTGATAGTGGTGCAACGCTGTTGCCGCTGGACTCCGAGCACAACGCCATTTTCCAGTGCTTGCCCCAGGAAGGGGTCAATGCCGGGGTTGAGCGGTTGTTGCTGACCGCCTCGGGTGGCCCATTTCGCGAGTTTACGGCAGAACAGCTTCAGGCGGTGACGCCGGCTCAGGCAGTGAAACACCCCAACTGGGACATGGGCCCAAAGATTTCGGTGGACTCTGCAACCCTCATGAACAAGGGGCTGGAATTCATCGAGGCCTGCTGGTTGTTTGGTGTCTCACCCAACCAGATTGATGTGGTAGTGCACCCGCAGAGTGTGGTGCATTCCATGGTGGCTTATCGGGATGGTTCAGTACTGGCCCAAATGGGGACGCCGGATATGCGCACCCCCATCGCCTGCGGCCTTTCATGGCCAGAACGAGTAGAATCAGGGGCGCAGAGACTGGATTTCTCCCAGCTGGCAGGCCTGAATTTCGAGCTGCCGGATACGTCGCGGTTTCCTTGTCTTGCCCTTGCGCGCAATGCCATGGAAACCGGAGGAACCGCGACCGCAGTGCTCAATGCCGCTAACGAAGAAGCGGTTGCCGCCTTCCTCGCCGGCAGACTGGACTTTATGGGCATACCGGCGGTGGTGGAACAGACACTGGCCAAGCAGCATGCACCCGGGTGCGTGGATGTGGAAGCCGTTATGGACATTGATCGACAGGCTCGGGAACTGGCCTGTCGTCTGATCAAGGAGCGCAGATGCTGA
- a CDS encoding phosphatidate cytidylyltransferase codes for MLKLRVITALVLLPIVLGAVFGLERIPFAVVAGIFFVLAGWEWAAMMGKVSQVVRILWTAVLAGVMVLAEFFQPAWLLNAIPAWWLLALVLVVGYPGNAAIWYRTGLMAVVGLLLLVPSWAAVVQLQDQGALGLAGPFALLFILLWVWAADTGAYFAGRALGKHKLAPLVSPGKTIEGLIGGVLLALVVVGGVYASGVLQASLMPLMLVALMTVLASALGDLFESMVKRQRGFKDSGTILPGHGGMLDRIDSVTAAMPIALAGFNWFGLPGGSL; via the coding sequence ATGCTTAAACTGCGGGTGATCACCGCGCTGGTGCTGCTGCCGATCGTCCTTGGGGCAGTATTTGGTCTTGAGCGCATCCCCTTTGCGGTGGTGGCCGGAATCTTTTTCGTGCTGGCTGGGTGGGAATGGGCGGCCATGATGGGCAAGGTGTCCCAGGTCGTTCGGATACTCTGGACCGCAGTACTGGCGGGCGTCATGGTGTTGGCTGAGTTCTTTCAGCCGGCCTGGCTGCTTAACGCAATCCCGGCATGGTGGCTGCTGGCGCTGGTATTGGTGGTGGGTTACCCCGGCAATGCGGCAATCTGGTATCGCACTGGCCTGATGGCTGTAGTGGGGCTGTTACTACTGGTGCCTTCCTGGGCCGCCGTGGTGCAACTTCAGGATCAGGGTGCGCTGGGTCTGGCGGGCCCTTTCGCATTACTGTTTATCCTTTTGTGGGTATGGGCTGCAGATACCGGCGCTTATTTTGCCGGGCGGGCCCTTGGCAAGCATAAACTGGCGCCGCTAGTGAGCCCGGGTAAAACCATTGAGGGATTGATCGGCGGTGTATTGCTCGCGCTTGTTGTGGTTGGCGGGGTCTATGCCAGCGGTGTACTGCAGGCGTCGCTGATGCCGCTGATGCTGGTCGCGTTGATGACCGTACTGGCATCGGCGCTGGGTGACTTGTTCGAGAGCATGGTCAAACGTCAGCGTGGGTTCAAGGACAGTGGCACGATTCTGCCTGGCCATGGAGGCATGCTGGACCGTATCGACAGCGTCACTGCTGCCATGCCTATCGCCTTGGCCGGGTTCAACTGGTTCGGTCTGCCGGGGGGCAGCCTGTGA